Within the Bradyrhizobium ottawaense genome, the region CACGAGATTGGTCATGGCATCGGCGTTCTTGGCATCGGCGTTCTTGTCGGCGCCCCTGGGTTCGGCGGGCTTTACTTCGACCGGCTTTGATTCGACCGGTTCGGATTCAACCGGCTTGGCGGCGAGTTCGACCGGTCGCGGACGCGGCAACGGGCTTGCGGCGGCAGGTTGCGGCGCCGGCAAGTTCACGACGGTGCCGCCGAACATCGGCGACGGATGACGGCCGGCCTGCAGGAACAACGCGTTGGTGAAGATGGCGCATATGGCGGCGGCGGCCAGCAAGCCCGCGACCATGTCTTTGGGGCTGTGCAGGAGCACGCGCATGATAAGGCCGCGCTCGTCCTCGGCCTCGATCGCAACCGCCTTGGCGCCGCGGCGGCGGCGCGGCATATCTTCATCGTCGTCAATACGTCTAGGCACTTTTCTTCACCTGATGGACTTGGTCTGGTAATCCGGATCGCAACGCCGGCTTGAGTGTCGCGATATTGCTCGAGGGCGTCTCTGCTGGCGGCGTGAAGACCAGCGGTAGGGCCACGGCCACCGTCGTGCCCTCACCGAGCTTGCTCTGCACTTTCATGTCGCCATTGTGCAGGCCGACCAGGCCTTTCACGATCGACAGGCCGAGGCCGGTGCCTTCGTGCTTGCGCTGATAGGTCTTGCCGGCCTGAAAGAAGGGATCGCCGATCCGCTTGAGATCGTCGGCGGCGATGCCGACCCCGGTATCGGTGACGCGCAGTATCAGCCGCGGTCCCTCGACCGAAGCCTGGACCGTCACGTTGCCGCCGCGCTCGGTGAACTTGATCGCGTTGGCGACGAGGTTGAGCACGATCTGCTTGAACGCGCGAGGATCGCCGGTCATGTCAGGGAGATCTTCCGGCGCACGGGTGACGAGGTCGACGCCGTTCTCCCGCGCCTTCAGCGCCAGCAAGTTGCAGCAGTTGACCAGCGCGGCGCGTGGCGCGAACGGTTCCGGCGAAATCTCGAAGTTGCCGGATTCCATTTTGGACATGTCGAGGATGCCGTTGACCACCGACAGCAGATGCTGGCCGGAATCGTTGATCAGCTGCGCATATTCCTTGCGGCGCGCGGCGTCGATCATCAGCACGTCTTCCTGGACGATCATCTCGGAGAAGCCGATGATGGCGTTCAGCGGCGTGCGCAACTCGTGGCTCATGGTGGCGAGAAAGCGCGTCTTGGAGGCATCGGCCTGTTCGGCGGCGGTGCGTGCCAGTTCGAGCGCCTGCTCCTGGACCTTGCGGTCGGTGACATCGCGCATCACGGCGACAACCTCGGCTTCCGCTTGAGCCTGCTCGAACGGCCGGCACCGCATCTCGACCCAGATGAAATCGGCGGAAATGTTCTGGCCGCGAACCGCGTCGCGGCGCAGACGGAACTCGACGCTGCGCGCCTCGCCGCCGCGCGCGGCATCCGACAGCGCCGTGAGATAGGCCGGGCGATCGGCGACATGGACGCGATCGAACAGGCCATGCCCATTGAGCCGCGCCACCGATGTGCCGAGCATGGCTTCGGCCGCGGGCGAGATGAACTGCACAGCGCCGTTGCGGCTGTGCCGCGAAATCACGTCGCTCATGTGGCGCGCCAGCAACCGATAGCGGTCTTCCTCGACATAGAGCAGCGACACGCTGGTACGCGCCAGCGATTCCGCGCCAAACGCCAGCCCCGCGGCATAGAGCGTTGCCGAGGCAACGCCCGACGCCATCAGGACGCCGCGCAAGGCCGCGTTCGGTTCGGCGGCCGGCAGCAGGTCAAAATGCCCAAGCGCGATCAACAGCGCGGCG harbors:
- a CDS encoding peptidoglycan-binding domain-containing protein — its product is MPRRIDDDEDMPRRRRGAKAVAIEAEDERGLIMRVLLHSPKDMVAGLLAAAAICAIFTNALFLQAGRHPSPMFGGTVVNLPAPQPAAASPLPRPRPVELAAKPVESEPVESKPVEVKPAEPRGADKNADAKNADAMTNLVVKSTSAPAAAPANVMRPPAPIPAPAQTAGARRVAAVQRALTQYGYGQLKPTGAVGADTQAAILKFEHARKLPVTGQMSDRLVRELTAMTGHPID
- a CDS encoding sensor histidine kinase; its protein translation is MTVLSIIRDCLDALLHPSARYDALTRARHRAFMAPRLLGSLVALAAFPIYLAMRGAPSAIEVAAFAWLIAPILLSWFLSRTGRYEGAHILSSLALAGLVMMIAMTTGGIESFAAVWLVVVPLEAALSASRRVVTFASTLALSCAALLIALGHFDLLPAAEPNAALRGVLMASGVASATLYAAGLAFGAESLARTSVSLLYVEEDRYRLLARHMSDVISRHSRNGAVQFISPAAEAMLGTSVARLNGHGLFDRVHVADRPAYLTALSDAARGGEARSVEFRLRRDAVRGQNISADFIWVEMRCRPFEQAQAEAEVVAVMRDVTDRKVQEQALELARTAAEQADASKTRFLATMSHELRTPLNAIIGFSEMIVQEDVLMIDAARRKEYAQLINDSGQHLLSVVNGILDMSKMESGNFEISPEPFAPRAALVNCCNLLALKARENGVDLVTRAPEDLPDMTGDPRAFKQIVLNLVANAIKFTERGGNVTVQASVEGPRLILRVTDTGVGIAADDLKRIGDPFFQAGKTYQRKHEGTGLGLSIVKGLVGLHNGDMKVQSKLGEGTTVAVALPLVFTPPAETPSSNIATLKPALRSGLPDQVHQVKKSA